The genomic region TCCTGCAGCGAGCCTTGCAGCACGCCGACCTGTTTGCCTTTCAGGGATTCCGGGGTGTCGCCGAAGTCAGCGCTTTTGCGGGTGATCACCGAGGTCGGGCTGAGGAACAGGCGGTCGCTGAAGTCGATGACTTTCTGGCGGGCCGGGGTCACGGCCATGGAGGACATGATGGCGTCGAACTTGCGGGCGCGCAGGGCCGGGATCATGCCGTCGAATTCGTTGTGGACCCACACGCATTTGACTTCAAGCTTGGCGCAGATGGCGTTGCCCAGGTCAATGTCGAAACCTTGCAGGCTGCCATCGGCGGCAACGGATTCAAACGGTGGGTATTCGGGGAAGACCCCAAAGCGGATTTCTTTCCATTCCTGAGCCTGGGCAGCGGTGGCGGCCAATGGCAGGAGCAGCGCAGCGAAAAGTGATCGGAGCGGAGTCATGTGTATTCCCTATATTTTGTAATTGATGTCAGGGCAGTAGAAAACGGGACGCTAAGGTGTAGAGGCTTTTGTGGCGAGGGAGCTTGCTCCCGCTGGGCTGCGCAGCGGTCCCAAAATCCTGGGAGCGCTACGCACTCCAGCGGGAGCAAGCTCCCTAACCACATTGGGCTGTTTGTTGTCAGAGAGAATGCTTCAAGATGGTGCGTTTTTTGTGTCGTTTACCCCCGCCGAGGCGCGCGGAATGTGCTGTTAAAACGCGAGCTACAGCGGAAACGGCTGTCGCACCCGCTAAATCGGCTTGTCGGTGAGGTTTTTCCGGCCTGCTGCTCACGCAAAGCAGCAGGCCAGAGCGATCTCAGGCGCGCTTTTTCTGCTGTGCGGCCGGTGCTTGTGCCAGGCGGGCAAACAGGTCCTTGGGGTCGGCCAGGTCCGGTACCAGTTCCAGTTCGCTGCCCACGTCCAGCGCCTTGGCCACGTCCAGCACGTAACGCAGGGCGGAGTAGTCTTCGATGGCAAAACCCACCGAGTCGAACAGGGTGACCTGGCGCGCATTTTCACGGCCCGGGGCCTGGCCGTTGATCACTTGCCACAGCTCGGTGACCGGCGAATCTTCCGGCATGTGCTGGATTTCGCCTTCGATGCGGCTTTGGGGTTCGTACTCGACGATCACACGGGCACGCTCGACGATTCGTCGGTCCAGCTCGGTCTTGCCCGGGCAGTCGCCGCCGACGGCATTAAGGTGCATGCCCGGCTCGATCATCTCGTCCGTGAGGATGGTGGCGTAGGCTTTGTCGGCGGTGACGGTGGTGACGATGTCGGCACCTTTTACGGCTTCGGCGACGCTGCCCGCCAGGACCACCTTGATCGCCGGGAAGGCTTTGAGGTTGGCGGCCAGCTTGGCGGTGGCCTTGGCGTCGATGTCGAACAAGCGGATCTCATTGATACCCAGCATGGCGTGGAAGGCCAGGGCCTGGAATTCGCTCTGGGAGCCGTTGCCGATCAACGCCATGCTGCGGCTGTTGTCCCGGGCCAGGTAGCGCGCTACCAGGGCCGAGGTGGCGGCGGTGCGGATCGCGGTGGTCAGGGTCATTTCCGCCAGCAGTACCGGTTTGCCGGTGTCCACATCGCCGAGGGCACCGAAGGCCATCACCGTAAGCATGCCGCTCTGGGTGTTTTTCGGGTGGCCGTTCACGTATTTGAAGGCGTACAGCGAGGCGTCGGAGACCGGCATCAGCTCGATCACGCCCTCGGGCGAGTGGTTGGCCAGGCGTGCGCATTTTTCAAAGTCCTGCCAGCGCAGGTAGTCGGCGCGGATGTACTCGGCCATCTCGGTGATGCAGGTTTGCAGGCCTTTTTGCGAAACCAGGTAGCTCAAGTCGTTGACGTCGATATAGCGGGTCATGGGAAGACTCCTTATTGAAATGAGGGGCGGGTTGGCAGATGCACTTCGGCCAACATGCAGCGGGCACTGCCGCCGCCGATGCGTTCGATGTTGTCGATGTTCACCACCACCGGCCGGGTGTGGCGTTCCACATGCTGGCGCTGGGCGAGCTTGAGCGAGCCCCAGGCGCTGGCCGACATCACCAGCAGCGGCTGGCCGTCGCGGTCATGGACTTCCAGCATGTTGCCGGCGAAGGCTTCCAGCTGGTCGAAGTCCAGGGCGACGATGTCTTTGCCGGTGTCCCGCAGGGAGCGTTCCAGGGCCTGGCGCTCGCGGTCATCGGGCACGGCTTGCAGGCACACCACGGAGAGGTCGCGGCCGACGCTCATCATCACGTTGCTGTGATAGATCGGCGCGTGGTAGCGGTCGACGGCGTGGAATACGCAGAGTTGGTAGTCCAGGCGTTCGGCGAACTGGCGCAGGGCGTCCTGATGAGTACGCCCGGAATGGCAGGCGTAGCTGATGCGGTGCTGGCGGTCGAGGACCATGCTGCCGGTGCCTTCGAGGAACATGTTCTGTTGTTCGAGGTGGCTGAAGTCGATGGTGTTTTTGATTGCGAAGCGCTGCTCCAGTACTTGCAGCACGCCCTTGTCGCGCTCCAGTCGTCGGTTCTGGCCTTCCATCGGGTACAGCACCAGGCTGCCGTCGGCGTGGCTGCTCCACCAGTTGTTGGGGAAGATCGAATCCGGGGTGTGGGGAGCGGGGGTGTCTTGTACCACCAGCACCTCCACGCCGTGGTGGCGCAGGGTGTCGACGTAGCCGTCGAACTCTTCCAGCGCTTTCTGCTGTGCCGCCAATGGGTCGAGGGGCGCGCGCTGGAAGCGGTTGTTGATCGCGGTGTCCGGGTTGAAGGCGAAGTGCGCCGGGCGGATCATCAGGACGGTATTGGTGGTTTGCATGGGTGCACGGGTCCATGGGGTTGGGCAGTGAAGCTATTTTGTGCGGTGTGAAGGAAGAATCCCGGCTGAAGTGAGGGGGCGGCTCAGCCGGGAAAGCTGAAAAGTGGGGTGGGGCAGCCGAATCGGCTGTGGAGGTGAGTGGAGATCAAAATGTG from Pseudomonas yamanorum harbors:
- a CDS encoding ornithine cyclodeaminase; translation: MTRYIDVNDLSYLVSQKGLQTCITEMAEYIRADYLRWQDFEKCARLANHSPEGVIELMPVSDASLYAFKYVNGHPKNTQSGMLTVMAFGALGDVDTGKPVLLAEMTLTTAIRTAATSALVARYLARDNSRSMALIGNGSQSEFQALAFHAMLGINEIRLFDIDAKATAKLAANLKAFPAIKVVLAGSVAEAVKGADIVTTVTADKAYATILTDEMIEPGMHLNAVGGDCPGKTELDRRIVERARVIVEYEPQSRIEGEIQHMPEDSPVTELWQVINGQAPGRENARQVTLFDSVGFAIEDYSALRYVLDVAKALDVGSELELVPDLADPKDLFARLAQAPAAQQKKRA
- the ctlX gene encoding citrulline utilization hydrolase CtlX, encoding MQTTNTVLMIRPAHFAFNPDTAINNRFQRAPLDPLAAQQKALEEFDGYVDTLRHHGVEVLVVQDTPAPHTPDSIFPNNWWSSHADGSLVLYPMEGQNRRLERDKGVLQVLEQRFAIKNTIDFSHLEQQNMFLEGTGSMVLDRQHRISYACHSGRTHQDALRQFAERLDYQLCVFHAVDRYHAPIYHSNVMMSVGRDLSVVCLQAVPDDRERQALERSLRDTGKDIVALDFDQLEAFAGNMLEVHDRDGQPLLVMSASAWGSLKLAQRQHVERHTRPVVVNIDNIERIGGGSARCMLAEVHLPTRPSFQ
- a CDS encoding ABC transporter substrate-binding protein, which translates into the protein MTPLRSLFAALLLPLAATAAQAQEWKEIRFGVFPEYPPFESVAADGSLQGFDIDLGNAICAKLEVKCVWVHNEFDGMIPALRARKFDAIMSSMAVTPARQKVIDFSDRLFLSPTSVITRKSADFGDTPESLKGKQVGVLQGSLQEAYARAHLAKLGAQIKAYQSQEQNYADLQNGRLDATLTDKLEAQLNFLSKPEGADFKTGPAFKDPTLPLDIAMGLRKNDKELVELINKGIAAVQADGTYAQIQKKYFGDQDIYNE